A DNA window from Oscarella lobularis chromosome 8, ooOscLobu1.1, whole genome shotgun sequence contains the following coding sequences:
- the LOC136190188 gene encoding ATP-dependent Clp protease proteolytic subunit-like — translation MFRLLSRRFLFSGRASLNPYAPIVIEQSGREERAYDIYSRLLKDRIICLMGPVTDAMCSSVVAQLLFLQSQAPRDPIHVYINSPGGSVTAGLAIYDTMQYLQPPISTWCVGQACSMGSLLLAAGRAGLRYSLPHSRVMIHQPSGYAEGRATDIQIHAEEIIKMKKIINGIYEKHTNQDLKTIEEIIERDTFMSAEEAKTFGIIDHVVTQTPTKK, via the exons ATGTTCAGacttctctcgcgtcgttttctcttcagtgGCCGCGCTTCTCTGAACCCATATGCTCCTATTGTCATAGAGCAGTCG GGCCGAGAAGAGCGAGCGTACGACATCTACTCTCGTCTTCTCAAGGACCGAATCATATGCCTGATGGGACCA GTCACAGACGCGATGTGCAGCTCGGTCGTCGCCCAACTTCTATTTCTCCAGTCCCAAGCTCCAAGAGATCCCATCCACGTCTACATCAACAGTCCGG GGGGCTCTGTGACCGCAGGTCTTGCCATCTATGACACCATGCAG TATCTACAGCCTCCCATTTCTACCTGGTGTGTTGGTCAAGCGTGTAGCATGGGCTCCCTTCTTCTTGCAGCGGGCAGAGCGGGTCTTCGATACTCACTGCCTCACTCTCGCGTCATGATACATCAGCCTTCTGGATACGCTGAA GGTCGGGCAACGGACATTCAGATTCACGCCGAGGAAATCAtcaagatgaagaaaatcatAAACGGAATCTATGAAAAGCATACAAATCAGGATCTCAAGACTATTG AAGAGATCATAGAACGAGACACTTTCATGTCGGCGGAAGAAGCAAAGACCTTTGGCATCATTGACCACGTTGTCACTCAAACTCCTACTAAGAAATGA
- the LOC136190161 gene encoding uncharacterized protein isoform X1: MLMTIELGHNRIKNLGSRAFSNMSRLEYLNLQSNDLEVIGKEGISYLPQLSYLNLADNYLEKLTKWMLTSLGSCHSVLPIRFEADLRGNLIRELTADSLDLPCAFCLRLQSNRIRTIDRRAFLSLSSLFTLELAHNEIRHLEESTFKAQTALYSLDLSENLITSLHGALFQKGSYIAQLTLFNNNVSVLDALLDTITVNVLDVSGNRLEKLPTAISNRTLLREIHAAYNRIGIVRAATFRSLTNLEVLNLIGNNVTTFEEGAFSDLDKINEIYLQDNPLHSIPRDAFAFSRLHSQSTAIYLNCSATNELPPFSNTIHVHCVTKATNMTLKATYPSAVYFSAMGYACQQQQYMENTLGSALCTQCPIGTYGDASHLNSKSGCSPCPPGGFYQDTTAQNKCLSCGNGKYVPLHRSPGKTAADCIVCPAGTNTTNDAHYRACFCLDNHYRFNRFGECYMCSDNGQKCSDDSLSVGVGYWMSWNISDDYNGTQLENEYAHFVENLKIKSDDYSRDTLAYTKPFPRIHWCPIEDSCNGGADGSQKTRIRQSDMCSQGYKGILCAVCESSHYSWFQKCYKCPSAWRTALQILGVIALVITVIVLLRFAEKVQKSGKHSLADHVAAKIKIVVGFGQVMSGVIQALAHIRWPHVLLSFGQYLKIIELNVIAVAAPSCLSNSLRLNALTTPIFTVSCQAVLLCMIWTYYGIRYIALPKCRKRGSISERNASSAQKSCLRNSWWLLFVCYPANTAQIVAVLPYKPWTCLSICLSSDTNKPFCKWFLKTDLSLECNYDESKSVWIICWSLMVYVVGLPILMFVGLYFKHKLFKQTEHSGDEDDEPLMRSPVTLGDNIIESLHFLTENYETKFWYWEVMEMFRKFVLTCGIQFFGQDSHSGVAIAAILANVFLLLHAQFQPIKRRSEHRLQLLSLFVISLNLMLGTLLVLSSQNTSSTERDMFSVSLLVVNGLFILFILGKIVLHLIWSCKRVKNSRQKCQFNDFLVNFLNGN, from the exons ATGCTAATGACGAT AGAGCTGGGGCATAACAGGATCAAAAATCTGGGAAGTAGAGCCTTTTCGAATATGTCTCGGCTCGAATATTT AAATTTGCAATCAAACGACCTGGAAGTCATTGGTAAAGAAGGAATTAGCTATCTTCCGCAGTTGTCATATTT AAATCTTGCCGACAACTATTTAGAAAAACTTACAAAATGGATGCTGACGTCGCTCGGATCTTGCCACAGCGTGCTCCCAATTCGGTTTGAAGC AGATCTACGCGGGAATCTTATCCGCGAGCTGACGGCTGATAGTTTAGACCTACCTTGCGCCTTTTGTTT AAGGCTTCAGTCAAACCGTATTCGCACAATTGATCGTCgagcttttctttcgctATCTTCTCTATTTACACT AGAACTGGCTCATAATGAAATCCGACACCTGGAGGAAAGCACATTCAAAGCTCAAACAGCTCTCTATTCTTT AGATTTGTCCGAGAACCTGATAACGTCGCTACACGGCGCTCTTTTTCAGAAGGGGAGTTACATCGCTCAATT AACTTTATTTAACAACAACGTTTCCGTACTAGACGCGCTACTAGACACCATTACAGTGAACGTTTT agaCGTTTCTGGAAACCGTTTAGAGAAATTGCCGACTGCAATTTCAAACAGAACACTTTTACGAGAAAT ACACGCTGCGTACAACAGAATTGGAATTGTGAGAGCTGCAACATTCAGATCTTTGACCAACTTGGAAGTTCT AAATCTAATCGGAAATAATGTGACAACTTTCGAAGAGGGGGCGTTCTCCGATTTGGacaaaataaacgaaat TTATCTACAAGACAATCCACTTCATTCTATTCCAAGAGACGCATTTGCTTTCTCTCGTTTGCACAGTCAGAGTACAGCTAT CTACCTTAATTGTTCGGCTACAAACGAATTACCGCCGTTCTCAAACACAATTCATGT GCACTGCGTAACTAAAGCCACGAATATGACTCTCAAAGCAACTTACCCATCTGCTGTATACTTCTCTGCAATGGGATATGCTTGTCAACAACAACAATACATGGAAAATACATTGGGGTCAGCACTTTGTACTCAGTGCCCAATAGGAACATACGGAGATGCATCGCACTTGAATAGTAAATCGGGCTGCTCTCCTTGTCCACCAG GGGGATTTTATCAAGATACAACTGCACAAAACAAGTGTTTATCTTGTGGAAATGGGAAATACGTGCCTTTACACAGAAGTCCCGGCAAGACCGCGGCTGACTGCATAGTGTGTCCAGCAGGAACTAACACTACCAACGACGCCCATTATCGTGCTTGCTTCTGTTTAGACAATCATTACAGATTTAATCGATTTGGCGAGTGTTACATGTGTTCTGACAATGGACAGAAGTGTTCAGACGATTCGCTGTCAGTTGGAGTCGGTTATTGGATGAGCTGGAACATATCCGATGATTACAACGGAACGCAGCTCGAGAATGAATACGCACACTTCGTCGagaatttgaagataaaaAGTGACGATTATTCTCGCGACACTCTCGCGTACACCAAACCGTTTCCTCGAATTCATTGGTGTCCTATTGAAGACAGTTGCAATGGAGGAGCGGATGGTAGTCAAAAGACGCGAATACGACAATCAGACATGTGCTCACAAGGATACAAAGGCATTCTATGCGCCGTGTGCGAGTCGTCGCACTATTCTTGGTTTCAAAAATGCTACAAATGTCCATCGGCATGGAGAACGGCTCTCCAAATATTAGGCGTTATTGCACTCGTGATCACAGTCATTGTACTCCTACGCTTCGCCGAGAAAGTTCAAAAGAGTGGCAAACACAGTCTAGCCGATCACGTAGcagcaaaaatcaaaatcgtcgtcggattcgGTCAAGTAATGTCCGGAGTCATTCAAGCATTGGCTCATATACGGTGGCCACACGTGTTACTGTCATTCGGTCAATATCTGAAAATTATTGAACTGAACGTCATCGCGGTAGCAGCACCATCATGCTTGTCAAACTCATTGAGACTCAACGCACTGACAACTCCGATATTTACCGTAAGCTGTCAAGCAGTTCTTTTATGTATGATCTGGACGTACTATGGAATCAGATACATTGCTCTACCGAAATGCCGCAAACGAGGTTCGATATCAGAGCGAAATGCATCGTCAGCTCAAAAGTCATGTCTACGGAATAGTTGGTGGTTGTTATTCGTATGCTATCCAGCCAATACAGCTCAAATAGTAGCCGTTTTACCATACAAACCGTGGACGTGCTTGAGCATATGTCTATCGTCTGATACAAACAAGCCATTTTGCAAATGGTTTTTGAAAACCGACTTGAGCTTAGAATGTAACTACGACGAATCTAAGTCGGTGTGGATAATTTGCTGGTCACTGATGGTGTACGTCGTGGGACTTCCGATTCTAATGTTCGTCGGTCTCTACTTCAAACACAAACTTTTCAAACAAACAGAGCACAGTGgcgatgaagatgacgaaccTCTGATGCGCTCACCAGTCACTCTTGGTGACAATATCATTGAATCGCTTCATTTCCTGACCGAGAATTACGAGACAAAGTTCTGGTACTGGGAAGTAATGGAGATGTTTCGCAAATTCGTTCTGACGTGTGGCATTCAATTTTTCGGTCAAGATAGTCACTCCGGTGTAGCGATAGCGGCAATTCTGGCAAATGTGTTTCTACTTCTTCACGCTCAATTTCAGCCAATCAAGAGAAGGTCTGAACACCGGTTGCAATTGTTGTCGCTGTTCGTCATATCTCTAAATCTAATGTTGGGGACTCTCCTAGTCCTATCAAGTCAAAACACCAGCTCGACCGAGAGGGATATGTTCTCGGTCAGTTTACTCGTCGTGAACGGGCTCTTTATTCTCTTCATATTGG
- the LOC136190161 gene encoding uncharacterized protein isoform X2 codes for MLTSLGSCHSVLPIRFEADLRGNLIRELTADSLDLPCAFCLRLQSNRIRTIDRRAFLSLSSLFTLELAHNEIRHLEESTFKAQTALYSLDLSENLITSLHGALFQKGSYIAQLTLFNNNVSVLDALLDTITVNVLDVSGNRLEKLPTAISNRTLLREIHAAYNRIGIVRAATFRSLTNLEVLNLIGNNVTTFEEGAFSDLDKINEIYLQDNPLHSIPRDAFAFSRLHSQSTAIYLNCSATNELPPFSNTIHVHCVTKATNMTLKATYPSAVYFSAMGYACQQQQYMENTLGSALCTQCPIGTYGDASHLNSKSGCSPCPPGGFYQDTTAQNKCLSCGNGKYVPLHRSPGKTAADCIVCPAGTNTTNDAHYRACFCLDNHYRFNRFGECYMCSDNGQKCSDDSLSVGVGYWMSWNISDDYNGTQLENEYAHFVENLKIKSDDYSRDTLAYTKPFPRIHWCPIEDSCNGGADGSQKTRIRQSDMCSQGYKGILCAVCESSHYSWFQKCYKCPSAWRTALQILGVIALVITVIVLLRFAEKVQKSGKHSLADHVAAKIKIVVGFGQVMSGVIQALAHIRWPHVLLSFGQYLKIIELNVIAVAAPSCLSNSLRLNALTTPIFTVSCQAVLLCMIWTYYGIRYIALPKCRKRGSISERNASSAQKSCLRNSWWLLFVCYPANTAQIVAVLPYKPWTCLSICLSSDTNKPFCKWFLKTDLSLECNYDESKSVWIICWSLMVYVVGLPILMFVGLYFKHKLFKQTEHSGDEDDEPLMRSPVTLGDNIIESLHFLTENYETKFWYWEVMEMFRKFVLTCGIQFFGQDSHSGVAIAAILANVFLLLHAQFQPIKRRSEHRLQLLSLFVISLNLMLGTLLVLSSQNTSSTERDMFSVSLLVVNGLFILFILGKIVLHLIWSCKRVKNSRQKCQFNDFLVNFLNGN; via the exons ATGCTGACGTCGCTCGGATCTTGCCACAGCGTGCTCCCAATTCGGTTTGAAGC AGATCTACGCGGGAATCTTATCCGCGAGCTGACGGCTGATAGTTTAGACCTACCTTGCGCCTTTTGTTT AAGGCTTCAGTCAAACCGTATTCGCACAATTGATCGTCgagcttttctttcgctATCTTCTCTATTTACACT AGAACTGGCTCATAATGAAATCCGACACCTGGAGGAAAGCACATTCAAAGCTCAAACAGCTCTCTATTCTTT AGATTTGTCCGAGAACCTGATAACGTCGCTACACGGCGCTCTTTTTCAGAAGGGGAGTTACATCGCTCAATT AACTTTATTTAACAACAACGTTTCCGTACTAGACGCGCTACTAGACACCATTACAGTGAACGTTTT agaCGTTTCTGGAAACCGTTTAGAGAAATTGCCGACTGCAATTTCAAACAGAACACTTTTACGAGAAAT ACACGCTGCGTACAACAGAATTGGAATTGTGAGAGCTGCAACATTCAGATCTTTGACCAACTTGGAAGTTCT AAATCTAATCGGAAATAATGTGACAACTTTCGAAGAGGGGGCGTTCTCCGATTTGGacaaaataaacgaaat TTATCTACAAGACAATCCACTTCATTCTATTCCAAGAGACGCATTTGCTTTCTCTCGTTTGCACAGTCAGAGTACAGCTAT CTACCTTAATTGTTCGGCTACAAACGAATTACCGCCGTTCTCAAACACAATTCATGT GCACTGCGTAACTAAAGCCACGAATATGACTCTCAAAGCAACTTACCCATCTGCTGTATACTTCTCTGCAATGGGATATGCTTGTCAACAACAACAATACATGGAAAATACATTGGGGTCAGCACTTTGTACTCAGTGCCCAATAGGAACATACGGAGATGCATCGCACTTGAATAGTAAATCGGGCTGCTCTCCTTGTCCACCAG GGGGATTTTATCAAGATACAACTGCACAAAACAAGTGTTTATCTTGTGGAAATGGGAAATACGTGCCTTTACACAGAAGTCCCGGCAAGACCGCGGCTGACTGCATAGTGTGTCCAGCAGGAACTAACACTACCAACGACGCCCATTATCGTGCTTGCTTCTGTTTAGACAATCATTACAGATTTAATCGATTTGGCGAGTGTTACATGTGTTCTGACAATGGACAGAAGTGTTCAGACGATTCGCTGTCAGTTGGAGTCGGTTATTGGATGAGCTGGAACATATCCGATGATTACAACGGAACGCAGCTCGAGAATGAATACGCACACTTCGTCGagaatttgaagataaaaAGTGACGATTATTCTCGCGACACTCTCGCGTACACCAAACCGTTTCCTCGAATTCATTGGTGTCCTATTGAAGACAGTTGCAATGGAGGAGCGGATGGTAGTCAAAAGACGCGAATACGACAATCAGACATGTGCTCACAAGGATACAAAGGCATTCTATGCGCCGTGTGCGAGTCGTCGCACTATTCTTGGTTTCAAAAATGCTACAAATGTCCATCGGCATGGAGAACGGCTCTCCAAATATTAGGCGTTATTGCACTCGTGATCACAGTCATTGTACTCCTACGCTTCGCCGAGAAAGTTCAAAAGAGTGGCAAACACAGTCTAGCCGATCACGTAGcagcaaaaatcaaaatcgtcgtcggattcgGTCAAGTAATGTCCGGAGTCATTCAAGCATTGGCTCATATACGGTGGCCACACGTGTTACTGTCATTCGGTCAATATCTGAAAATTATTGAACTGAACGTCATCGCGGTAGCAGCACCATCATGCTTGTCAAACTCATTGAGACTCAACGCACTGACAACTCCGATATTTACCGTAAGCTGTCAAGCAGTTCTTTTATGTATGATCTGGACGTACTATGGAATCAGATACATTGCTCTACCGAAATGCCGCAAACGAGGTTCGATATCAGAGCGAAATGCATCGTCAGCTCAAAAGTCATGTCTACGGAATAGTTGGTGGTTGTTATTCGTATGCTATCCAGCCAATACAGCTCAAATAGTAGCCGTTTTACCATACAAACCGTGGACGTGCTTGAGCATATGTCTATCGTCTGATACAAACAAGCCATTTTGCAAATGGTTTTTGAAAACCGACTTGAGCTTAGAATGTAACTACGACGAATCTAAGTCGGTGTGGATAATTTGCTGGTCACTGATGGTGTACGTCGTGGGACTTCCGATTCTAATGTTCGTCGGTCTCTACTTCAAACACAAACTTTTCAAACAAACAGAGCACAGTGgcgatgaagatgacgaaccTCTGATGCGCTCACCAGTCACTCTTGGTGACAATATCATTGAATCGCTTCATTTCCTGACCGAGAATTACGAGACAAAGTTCTGGTACTGGGAAGTAATGGAGATGTTTCGCAAATTCGTTCTGACGTGTGGCATTCAATTTTTCGGTCAAGATAGTCACTCCGGTGTAGCGATAGCGGCAATTCTGGCAAATGTGTTTCTACTTCTTCACGCTCAATTTCAGCCAATCAAGAGAAGGTCTGAACACCGGTTGCAATTGTTGTCGCTGTTCGTCATATCTCTAAATCTAATGTTGGGGACTCTCCTAGTCCTATCAAGTCAAAACACCAGCTCGACCGAGAGGGATATGTTCTCGGTCAGTTTACTCGTCGTGAACGGGCTCTTTATTCTCTTCATATTGG